One genomic segment of Plasmodium vivax chromosome 9, whole genome shotgun sequence includes these proteins:
- a CDS encoding hypothetical protein, conserved (encoded by transcript PVX_092800A), with protein sequence MEEYSTSADSQLAGVHLNRKLPNETLYRLQQHVVPELSPKDYKGCGGKICVVGGSEVYSGAPFLSAMSALKLGADLSFVITAPENGIPLKCYSPELIVYPYLYSQKSKISKIPGDELQKCVDYLSNRIDCCVLGPGLGSIDEVTKDCLICIIKKMVKKNVFLILDADMIEFALTNKEVLCLIQNYEHCLFTPNKNEFRKMIFLLSEDDPNLTLEHLTTDRVVHHGHKLMGILDGPKILIKGLHDVFISRDFFFVSSVEDPCLKRPAGLGDVLTGLLAVFRAWAGKKKGKFSPTLKEALHVDSTDGQNECLDALSAFCGSFFLKYLCREEFKKCHRGLLASDVIKGIPHHFHFLYDGGGDRQPRFPG encoded by the exons ATGGAGGAGTATTCCACCAGTGCCGATTCGCAGCTGGCGGGGGTCCACTTGAATAGGAAGCTGCCAA ACGAAACGCTGTACCGCCTCCAACAGCACGTCGTGCCGGAGCTCTCCCCCAAGGACTACAAAGGATGCGGAGGAAAAATATGCGTCGTGGGTGGTAGCGAAGTGTACAGTGGTGCCCCCTTCCTATCAGCCATGAGCGCCTTAAAACTCGGAGCTGATTTATCCTTCGTCATAACAGCCCCGGAAAATGGGATCCCCCTCAAGTGCTACAGCCCAGAGCTAATTGTCTACCCATATCTGTACAGCCAAAAGtcaaaaataagcaaaatccCCGGGGacgaattacaaaaatgcgTAGACTATTTGTCCAATCGAATTGACTGTTGTGTTCTTGGGCCAGGTCTTGGCTCCATCGATGAGGTGACCAAAGATTGCCTCATctgtataattaaaaaaatggtaaaaaaaaacgtcttCCTAATTCTCGACGCAGATATGATTGAATTTGCCTTAACCAATAAAGAGGTACTTTGCttaatacaaaattatgagCACTGCCTTTTTAcgccaaataaaaatgagtttaGGAAAATGATTTTTCTCCTCTCGGAGGATGACCCAAATTTGACGCTTGAGCATCTGACCACGGACAGAGTTGTTCATCACGGTCATAAGTTGATGGGCATCCTTGATGGTCCAAAGATACTGATTAAGGGTCTCCACGACGTGTTTATTTCcagggatttttttttcgtctccTCCGTTGAGGACCCCTGTTTGAAGAGGCCGGCGGGGCTGGGCGACGTGCTG ACCGGACTGCTGGCCGTTTTCCGCGCCTGggcggggaagaagaagggcaAGTTTTCCCCAACGCTGAAGGAGGCCCTCCACGTGGACTCCACCGACGGACAGAACGAATGCCTGGACGCGCTCTCCGCCTTTTGCGGCAGCTTCTTCCTAAAATATTTGTGCAGAgaggaatttaaaaagtgccACCGGGGGCTCCTCGCCTCGGACGTCATAAAGGGAATTCCCCAccacttccacttcctctACGATGGGGGGGGGGACCGCCAGCCTCGCTTTCCTGGCTAG
- a CDS encoding 40S ribosomal protein S21, putative (encoded by transcript PVX_092805A), producing MFNDQKVLVDIYIPRKCSATSRLIPAKEHGAVQINVGMVNKNGVYTGEMETFAIAGHVRQKGESDACLNRLLHEKTMLSFSN from the exons atgtttaatgaCCAGAAAGTTTTAGTTGACATTTACATCCCCAGGAAATGCTCGGCTACATCGAGACTCATCCCCGCCAAGGAGCACGGAGCGGTTCAAATTAACGTCGGCATG GTTAACAAGAATGGAGTGTACACGGGCGAAATGGAGACCTTTGCCATTGCCGGCCACGTCAGACAGAAGGGAGAATCGGACGCCTGCCTGAACCGTCTCCTCCACGAGAAGACGATGTTGTCCTTCTCGAATTAG
- a CDS encoding hypothetical protein, conserved (encoded by transcript PVX_092810A): MNGYPFFRCTDINRRVALSSLFFLVPKRGVLQSKFKKKNETSFNFPFKVSRTTSGNLPVYPKIRRHGTIVTTVVRHIYGDVKAFKEHLRTICEAPVREHIGYIEVKGIHTMKIKQWLQHIGF, translated from the exons ATGAATGGCTACCCCTTTTTCAGATGCACAGATATTAACAGGCGGGTAGCTCTCTcgagccttttttttttggtacccAAAAGGGGTGTTCTCCAGTcgaaatttaagaaaaaaaatgaaacgtCCTTTAACTTCCCCTTTAAG GTCAGCAGGACGACCTCTGGGAACTTACCCGTCTATCCGAAGATAAGGAGACATGGAACGATTGTTACGACTGTTGTGCGGCACATATATGGCGATGTGAAG GCGTTCAAGGAACACCTGCGGACCATATGCGAAGCGCCAGTGAGAGAGCACATTGGCTACATCGAAGTGAAGGGGATCCACACGATGAAGATAAAGCAGTGGTTGCAGCACATCGGCTTCtga
- a CDS encoding hypothetical protein, conserved (encoded by transcript PVX_092815A), translating to MSDPGENAQATPSDEESSDSYYKSKFKFKKNSIEIKKKSLLKDKIKKVDIERIIRSDPILSKINRPPETEGEVFCLATGSENSKGQPSSPPDTAAQNAKKPKNSSVVYFKEPTLTHKEINLHDGKDAKTDKREHPNGTDESAPLKNKCLPTSGGMKKSFLSSGKNKNKKKITSGILNDAYSLDGVKSPPGNAPRGHIGKPATKDDETKKKELSPLAIIKKHGRLANQIDEIHTSNGEEIEHLRSEYASIKNDLHKIMSIMNVGQRAVSSLK from the exons ATGAGTGATCCGGGGGAGAACGCCCAGGCGACCCCGTCCGACGAGGAGTCCAGCGACTCGTACTACAAGTCAAAATTtaagttcaaaaaaaattcaatagaaataaaaaaaaaaagtttgttaaaggacaaaataaagaaggtAGACATCGAGCGGATCATCAGAAGCGACCCCATCCTCAGCAAAATCAACAGGCCGCCCGAAACTGAGGGGGAGGTCTTTTGCCTCGCCACGGGCAGTGAGAATTCGAAAGGTCAGCCGAGCAGTCCCCCTGACACCGCCGCTCAAAATGCAAAGAAGCCTAAAAACAGCAGCGTCGTCTACTTCAAAGAACCCACGCTCACACACAAAGAAATAAACCTCCACGATGGCAAAGATGCGAAAACGGACAAACGGGAACATCCAAACGGAACAGATGAAAGTGCTccactaaaaaataaatgcctCCCTACCAGTGGCGGCATGAAAAAAAGCTTCCTTTCGtctggaaaaaataaaaataaaaaaaaaattacaagtGGAATCCTCAACGATGCGTACAGCTTGGACGGGGTGAAGTCTCCACCGGGGAATGCTCCGAGGGGTCACATAGGCAAACCCGCCACAAAGGATGacgaaacgaaaaagaaggagtTGTCTCCTCTCGCCATTATTAAGAAGCACGGTCGACTG GCCAACCAAATCGACGAAATCCACACCAGCAACGGTGAAGAAATAGAACACCTCCGCAGCGAATATGCCTCGATCAAAAATGACCTCCACAAAATTATGAGCATAATGAATGTGGGTCAGCGGGCCGTTTCTTCTTTGAAgtga
- a CDS encoding 60S ribosomal protein L41, putative (encoded by transcript PVX_092820A), whose product MAHGASRYKKSRAKMRWKWKKKRTRRLQKKRRKMRQRSR is encoded by the exons ATGGCACATGGGGCTAGTCGTTATAAGAAGTCCAGGGCGAAGATGCGCTGGAAG tggaagaaaaagagaacgAGACGATTGcaaaagaagagaagaaagATGAGACAGAGATCGAGGTAA